In one window of Gouania willdenowi chromosome 8, fGouWil2.1, whole genome shotgun sequence DNA:
- the LOC114468063 gene encoding transcription factor Sox-9-like encodes MNLFDAYLKMTEDHEKCLSDAPSPSMSEGSAGSPCPSGSGSDTENTRPSENHFSRGPDCKKEGEDEKYPVCIKDAVSQVLKGYDWTLVPMPVRVNGSSKSKPHVKRPMNAFMVWAQAARRKLADQYPHLHNAELSKTLGKLWRLLNEVEKRPFVEEAERLRVQHKKDYPDYKYQPRRRKSAKNGQSEGGEDMEQTHISPNAIFKALQQADSPASSMGEVHSPGEHSAHSQGPPTPPTTPKTDLPSSKADLKREGRIIPEGSSRPINIDFGAVDIGELSTDVISNMGSFDVDEFDQYLPPHSHAAVSAAQAGYGSSFSVSQAAGCWISKQQQQQQHSLTTLGGGGDQGQQGQQRTTQIKTEQLSPSHYTEQQGSPQHVTYGSFNPQHYSTSPYSSITRVPYDYSEQQSGATSYYSHAAAQGPNLYSSFGYMSSSQRPMYTPIADTTGVPSVPQTHSPQHWETQPTYTQLTRP; translated from the exons ATGAATCTCTTCGACGCGTATCTGAAGATGACAGAAGACCATGAGAAGTGTCTCTCTGACGCTCCCAGTCCCAGCATGTCTGAGGGCTCCGCAGGCTCACCGTGCCCGTCCGGGTCCGGGTCAGACACTGAAAACACCCGACCCTCTGAAAACCACTTCTCCAGAGGTCCAGACTGCAAAAAAGAAGGTGAAGATGAGAAGTACCCAGTGTGCATCAAGGATGCAGTATCCCAGGTGTTGAAAGGCTACGACTGGACGCTGGTGCCGATGCCCGTGCGCGTAAACGGCTCCAGTAAAAGCAAACCTCACGTGAAGAGACCCATGAATGCTTTCATGGTGTGGGCTCAAGCTGCACGGAGGAAGCTGGCGGACCAGTACCCGCATCTGCACAACGCAGAGCTCAGCAAGACCCTGGGCAAACTTTGGAG ATTGCTCAATGAGGTGGAGAAACGTCCGTTCGTGGAAGAGGCTGAACGTCTGAGGGTGCAGCACAAGAAAGACTATCCTGACTATAAGTATCAGCCACGGCGGAGAAAATCAGCGAAAAACGGTCAAAGTGAAGGAGGAGAAGACATGGAGCAAACCCACATATCTCCAAACGCCATCTTCAAGGCCCTGCAGCAGGCTGACTCTCCTGCGTCCAGCATGGGGGAGGTGCACTCTCCAGGAGAGCACTCAG CTCATTCCCAGGGCCCTCCAACACCCCCCACCACCCCAAAGACAGACCTCCCCTCCAGTAAAGCTGACCTGAAGCGAGAAGGCCGCATCATACCAGAGGGTAGTAGCCGTCCTATTAACATTGACTTTGGTGCTGTGGACATTGGAGAGCTGAGCACTGATGTCATCTCCAACATGGGAAGCTTTGACGTGGATGAGTTTGATCAGTACCTGCCACCTCACAGCCACGCTGCTGTATCTGCAGCTCAGGCTGGATACGGCAGCAGCTTCAGTGTCAGCCAGGCAGCCGGATGCTGGATAtccaagcagcagcagcagcagcagcactctCTGACTACCCTGGGAGGAGGGGGAGACCAAGGCCAGCAGGGTCAACAGAGAACCACCCAGATTAAAACGGAGCAGCTGAGTCCCAGCCACTACACTGAGCAGCAGGGCTCCCCGCAGCACGTCACCTACGGCTCCTTCAACCCTCAGCACTACAGCACGTCACCGTACTCCTCCATCACTCGAGTGCCCTACGATTATTCAGAGCAGCAAAGTGGTGCCACCTCTTACTACAGCCACGCAGCTGCTCAGGGCCCCAACTTGTACTCCAGCTTTGGCTACATGAGCTCCAGCCAAAGGCCCATGTACACTCCCATCGCCGACACCACCGGAGTTCCTTCTGTGCCGCAAACTCACAGTCCACAGCACTGGGAGACACAGCCCACATACACACAACTCACCAGGCCCTGA